Proteins from a single region of Gossypium arboreum isolate Shixiya-1 chromosome 1, ASM2569848v2, whole genome shotgun sequence:
- the LOC108482538 gene encoding probable pectinesterase/pectinesterase inhibitor 33, which translates to MSIFSYLNISTTLTYVLNNQIKEKPKKNSPILAMEIKILLVFFVSLSSMFSTTLSRSTRSNITWWCNQTPHPEPCLYLMSHGSRRFAPKHMSQFRKIMVQLAFDRAVMTGKKVNEFGQSCENWKQKAAWRDCLKLFDNTILQLNTTLRGLESRRRIGCNDFDAQTWLSTALTNIQTCEAGFMDFNVSDFFTPSSSNNISQMISNSLAVNGIFLRKRNLTQVFPGWLSRHHKRLLLSSTKAHIVVAKDGSGNFRTVQAALDAAAKRKRYTRFIIHVKRGVYRENIEVSSANRNVMLVGDGMKRTIITSSRSAKTGYTTYSSATAGIDGPGFIARDITFSNTAGPTKGQAVALRSASDLSVFYRCAIVGHQDTLMVHSQRQFYRECYIYGTVDIIFGNAAVVLQSCSIFARRPLKGQANIITAQGRGDPYQTTGIAIHNSRILAANDLKPVVHAFNTYLGRPWQQYSRTVVLKTYLDSLVSPAGWSKWGNSDFALGTLYYGEYKNYGPSSSTKWRVKWPGFHVITSASMASRFTVNSLIAGGTWLPTTGVPFTAGL; encoded by the exons ATGTCCATTTTCTCCTACTTAAACATATCTACGACCCTTACATACGTACTCAACAACCAGATcaaagaaaaaccaaaaaaaaactcACCAATATTGGCCATGGAGATCAAGATATTGTTAGTCTTTTTCGTATCACTCTCTTCAATGTTTTCCACTACACTTTCTAGGAGTACGAGAAGCAATATAACATGGTGGTGCAACCAAACTCCTCACCCTGAACCATGCTTATATTTGATGAGCCACGGCAGCCGTCGTTTTGCTCCCAAACACATGTCTCAATTTCGGAAGATAATGGTTCAACTGGCCTTTGATCGAGCCGTTATGACGGGAAAGAAAGTCAACGAGTTTGGACAGAGCTGTGAGAATTGGAAGCAGAAGGCAGCATGGAGAGATTGTCTCAAGCTCTTCGATAATACCATTCTTCAACTCAACACTACTTTACGAGGCCTAGAGAGCAGGAGGAGGATCGGCTGCAATGACTTCGACGCACAAACATGGCTTAGCACAGCACTGACCAATATCCAAACATGCGAAGCTGGGTTCATGGATTTCAATGTTTCTGATTTTTTCACTCCCTCTTCATCCAATAACATATCCCAGATGATTAGCAATAGTTTAGCTGTTAATGGGATTTTCTTGCGTAAGAGAAACCTTACACAAGTTTTTCCTGGTTGGCTCTCCAGGCACCATAAGCGCCTATTGCTATCTTCAACCAAGGCGCATATTGTGGTGGCCAAAGATGGGTCGGGAAATTTTAGGACCGTTCAAGCTGCTCTAGATGCTGCCGCAAAGAGGAAAAGGTATACCAGGTTTATCATACATGTGAAAAGAGGTGTTTATCGGGAGAATATTGAGGTTTCCAGCGCTAACCGTAACGTTATGCTGGTTGGTGACGGTATGAAACGTACAATAATCACCAGTAGCCGGAGCGCTAAAACAGGTTACACTACCTACAGCTCTGCAACTGCTG GGATCGATGGCCCTGGATTCATTGCTCGGGACATAACATTCAGTAACACAGCAGGTCCAACAAAAGGCCAAGCAGTTGCTCTCCGTTCGGCATCAGATCTCTCAGTCTTCTACAGATGTGCCATCGTGGGACATCAAGACACCCTCATGGTACATTCACAGCGGCAATTCTACCGAGAATGTTATATCTATGGCACTGTAGACATCATCTTTGGCAATGCAGCAGTAGTCTTGCAAAGCTGCTCAATCTTTGCTAGAAGGCCCCTAAAAGGACAGGCAAACATAATCACTGCACAAGGCCGTGGTGACCCTTACCAAACCACCGGGATCGCAATCCATAATTCGAGAATCTTAGCTGCAAATGATCTTAAACCAGTGGTTCATGCATTCAACACATACTTAGGGAGGCCATGGCAGCAGTATTCTCGAACAGTTGTCCTCAAAACTTATCTTGACAGCTTAGTTAGTCCTGCAGGATGGTCGAAATGGGGCAATTCTGATTTTGCTCTTGGTACATTGTATTATGGGGAGTACAAGAATTATGGACCGTCTTCTTCAACTAAATGGAGGGTCAAATGGCCTGGCTTTCATGTGATAACTAGCGCAAGTATGGCATCACGTTTCACGGTTAATAGCCTTATTGCTGGCGGGACATGGTTACCCACCACTGGTGTACCATTCACTGCTGGTCTCTGA